From a single Fusobacterium ulcerans ATCC 49185 genomic region:
- a CDS encoding HU family DNA-binding protein, giving the protein MNTREFVSYYKKLRKEQDETVEYEEAREEIEEIFNLIAEVTAMDEEVKFKNKGTFSLLKRKKRRIGSPTSKEVREIVPKKTIKFVQSKVLEIN; this is encoded by the coding sequence ATGAACACTAGAGAATTTGTATCATATTACAAGAAATTGAGAAAAGAACAGGATGAGACAGTAGAATATGAAGAAGCAAGGGAAGAGATAGAAGAAATATTTAATCTTATAGCAGAAGTAACAGCTATGGATGAAGAGGTAAAATTTAAAAATAAAGGAACATTTTCACTTTTAAAAAGAAAAAAGAGAAGAATAGGCAGTCCAACTTCAAAAGAAGTAAGAGAAATAGTTCCTAAAAAAACAATAAAGTTTGTACAGTCAAAAGTTTTGGAAATAAATTAA